The genomic window AAGGATCGTGGATCTTCGCCGACGGTCAACGCCACGAGATCCCGTGCGTTAAAGCCGATGCGATCGTCGACCCGACCGGCTGCGGCGACGCCTACCGCGCCGGCCTGCTGTACGGCATCGCGCGCGGCTGGAACTGGCTCGACACCGGCCGCCTCGCGGCGGTGATGGGCGCGATCAAGATCGCCCACCGCGGCGGCCAGAACCACGCGCCGAGCCGCGAGGAGATCGCCCGCCGCTTCGCCGACGCGTTCGGCAGCCGCCCTTGGTAACTCTTTTCCGGAGATGCGCATGAACCGCCAACTCGCCGCCCTCACTCTCGCCCTCGCCGCCACCGTGCTTGGCGGCTGCGCCGCCAGCAAGTCGGGCAGCGCCTACACGCGCGAGCAGACGCGGCAGGAGATGGTCGTGCGCACCGGCGTCGTCGAGAGCGTGCGCGAGGTGCAGATCGAGGGCACCAAGTCCGGCGTCGGCACCGCGGCCGGCGCAGTCGCCGGCGGCGTCGGCGGCAGCCACGTCGGCGGCGGCAAGGGACAGATTGTTGGCGCCGTCGTCGGCGCCGTCGTCGGCGGCATCGCCGGCTCGGCGATCGAGGAGGGGGTCACGCGCAAGACCGGGGTGGAAATCACCGTCCGCCTCGACAACGGCCAGCTGACCGCGATCGTCCAGGAAGGCGACGAGGTCTTCCGCGCCGGCGACCGCGTCCGCCTGCTCTCCGGCGCCGGTGGCACCCGCGTGACGCACTGAGCGATGTGCTGCGCACATCGCGAGGAAGTACTCTTGGGGTGCGCACTGAGCGATACGCACTGCGTATCGCGAGGAAGCACTCCCGGGGTGCGCACTGAGCGAGGTGCAGCGCAGATCGCGAAGACGTATTCCCGGGGGCGCAGGGAGCGATGTGCGCCAGCACATCGCGAAGAAGTCCCCGTGGGGGACGCACAGCCTCTCTCCAAAGGCCCCACCGCTGAAACCCGCCGGTAACCTGCCCGACAAGGGCGCGTAACGCGCGCCGCCTAAAGTCGTTCTCCACAACAACGCGGAGAACGACACATGCACGACACGCCCCCCCAGCTCCAACAGCAGCATGCCCGCCCGGCGCGCCACCAGCTCAGCGTCGGACTCGCCGCCGGGCCGGCGGAAATCGAGGAGGCGAAGCGCCTGCGCTACCGGGTCTTCGCCGGCGAGCTCGGCGCCCGCCTGCCGACGCGCACGCCCGGCGTCGACCACGACCTCTACGATCCCTATTGCGAGCATCTCATCGTCCGCGACGAACGCAGCGCGGAAGTGGTCGGCACCTACCGCATCCTGTCGCCGCAGGCCGCCAAGCGCGTCGGTGGCTACTACGCGGAGAACGAGTTCGACCTGACCCGGCTGCAGCACCTGCGCCCGCGCCTGGTCGAGATCGGCCGCTCGTGCGTGCATCCGGACTACCGCAGCGGCGCGACGATCGCGTTGCTGTGGGCCGGCCTCGCCCGCTACATGGTCGAGGGCGGCCACGACTTCCTGATCGGCTGCGCCAGCGTCAGCATGGCCGACGGCGGGCACGCCGCCGCCACTCTGTATAATCGCCTCGGCGAGCACATGAGCCCGCTCGAATACCGCGTCTTCCCGCGCTGCCCGCTGCCGCTGGCGGCGCTTGACGGCCATCTGCCGGACGCGCAGCAGCCGCCGGTGCCGCCGCTGATCAAGGGCTACCTGCGCGCCGGCGCCTGGATCTGCGGCGCGCCGGCCTGGGATCCGGACTTCAACACCGCCGACCTGCCGGTACTGCTGCCGATGAGCCGGCTCGACGCCCGTTACGCGCGCCACTTCCTGGGGAACCGAGACTGAAGCCGACACCGACGCCGAGAATCGTCCGCGCACTGCGCGCCACCCGCCTCGCGGCGCACCTGCTGCGCGGTTTGGCCACCGTCGCGCTGATCTACCCGCTGGTCGGCGACGCCCGCCGGCTAGCGCTGAAGCAGCGCTGGTCGCGGCGCCTGCTCGACATCCTCGGCATCCGGCTGGATGCGGCGCTCGGCGGCGTCGCGCCGGGCAGCCTGATCGTCGCCAACCACATCTCCTGGGTCGACGTCTTCGTGATCAACGCGGCGCGGCCGGTCGCCTTCGTCGCCAAGGCCGACGTGCGGCAATGGCCGCTGGTCGGCTGGTTGGCGGCGCGCACCGACACGGTGTTCCTGCGCCGCGGCAGCCGCGGCCACGCGAAGATCGTCAACGCCGAGATCGACGCCTTGCTGAACGCGGGCAAGGATGTCGCGATCTTTCCCGAAGGCACGACGACCAACGGCAGCTGCCTGCTCGGCTTCCACGGCGCGCTGTTGCAGCCGGCGGTCGAGACCGGGCGGCCGGTCCAGCCGCTGGCGCTCGCCTACGAGACGCCGGACGGCCGGCGCTCGCTGGCGCCGGCCTACGTCGGCGACACCAGCCTCGGCCAATGCCTTGCGACGATGCTGGGCGAACGAAGCATCGTCGCCCGCCTGCGCCCGACGCCGCCGCTGACTACGCCCGGCCGCGAGCGGCGCGAGCTGGCGCGCGCCGCGCACGACGCGATCGCGCTCAGCCTCGGGCTTCCGCCGGCGAGCAGTCGACCTGAAAGATCCGTCGGTCTTCCAGCCGCACTGCCGTCAGGTGCCGCCCCCACAGGCAGCCCGAGTCCAGCGCCAGCAGATTAGGCTCGACGCGCAGGCCGAGCGCCGACCAGTGGCCGGTGATCAGCACGTGGTCGGCGCTCTTGCGGCCCGGCACCTCGAACCACGGCAGGTAGCCCGGCGGCGCGTCGGCGACCTCGCCCTTGGTGTGGAACTCCATGACGCCAGCCGGCGAGCAGAAGCGCATGCGCGTCATCGCGTTTACGACGACGCGCATGCGCTCCCAGCCGGCGAGGTCGTCGGACCATTGCGCCGGCTCGCTGCCCCACATGTGCGCCAGCGTGTCGCGGTAGCGCTCGCCCTGCAGCAGCGCCTCGACCTCGGCGGCGAGCGCCCGCGCCCGATGCACGTGCCACTGCGGCAGCAGCCCGGCATGCACCAGGCAGAAGCCGCGCTCGACGTGGCACAGCGGCTGCCGGCGCAGCCAGTCGAGCAACTCGTCGCGGTCCGGCGCGGCGAGGATCTCGTCCAGCGTGTCGTCCTTGCCGCGTCGCTTCTCGACGCCCTCGGCGACCATCAAGAGATACAGGTCGTGGTTGCCGAGCACCGTCAGCGCCGCGTCGCCGAGCGCCTTCACGAAGCGCAGCGTAGCCAGCGAATGCGGACCGCGGTTGACCAGGTCGCCGACCAGCCACAGGCGGTCGTGTGCCGGATCGAAGGCGCACGCGTCGAGCAGGCGCAGGAAGGAATCGTGGCAGCCCTGGATGTCGCCGATGGCGTAGGTGCTCATGGCAGTCGCTCCGCGATCAGGCCTGCGGCGCGTACTCGGGGACGAAGCGCTTGAGCTTCGCCTTCACCGCCGCCGGTTCGGCCGGCTGCGTCTCGGCCAGCCAGGCAGCCAGCTCCTGCTGCCAGTCGGCCGCCGGCGCCTCCTCGGCACGTGCCACGCGCAACTTCAGATGCGGCGTCGGCAAGGTCTGCTCGGCGTCGGTGAGCAACTCCTCGTAGAGCTTCTCGCCCGGCCGCAGGCCGGTGTAGACGACCTTGATCTCGTCCTCGGAGAAGCCGGAGAGGCGGATCATGTCGCGTGCAAGATCGGCGATGCGGATCGGCTCGCCCATCTCGAGCACGAAGATCTCCCCGCCCTGCCCCATCAGCCCCGCCTGCAGCACCAGCTGCGCCGCCTCGGGGATGAGCATGAAGTAGCGGATGATGTCCGGGTGCGTCACCGTGACCGGCCCGCCGCGCGCGATCTGCTCGCGGAACTTCGGGATCACCGAGCCGTTGCTACCGAGCACGTTGCCGAAGCGGACAGTGACGAAGCGCGTGCCGCCGTCGCGCTGCAGCCCGCACAGCACGCGTTCGGCGAGGCGCTTGGTCGCGCCCATCACGTTGGTCGGATTGACCGCCTTGTCGGTCGACACCAGCACCATCTTCTCGACGCCGTGCCGCTGCGCCGCCTCGGCGACGCAGCGCGAGCCGACCACGTTGTTCCTTACCGCCTGCCACGCGTTGTCGCCCTCCATCAGCGGTACGTGCTTGTAGGCGGCGGCGTGGAAAACCACCGACGGCCGCTGCGCGGCGAACACCTTATCGAGCAGCGCAGCATCCTTAACGTCGCCGACGACGCAGGCGATCGGCACCGCCGGAAATTTCTCCTGGAACTCCTGCTCGAGCAGGTAGAGCGCGAATTCGGAGAGTTCGAAGAGCACCAGCAGGCGCGGCCGGAACTGCGCGATCTGCCGCGCCAGCTCGGAGCCGATCGAGCCGCCGGCGCCGGTGACCAGCACCACGTGCTCGCCGAGCCAGCCGCGCAGCCCGCCGTCGTCGAGCTGCACCGGCTCGCGGCCGAGCAGGTCCTCGAGCTGGACCTGGCGGACCTGCGAAACGGCGACCTTGCCGGACAGCATGTCTTCGAGACTGGGCACGGTCATCACCGACAGGCCGGCCTGAACTGCCGCCTCCATCGCGAGGCGGCGCTCGTGTGCAGAGGATTCCGGCATGGCGACGATCGCCTTCCTGACCGCCAGCTGTTCGACCAGGCGCGGCAGATCGTCGAGTTCACCGAGGATCTTGACGCCCCGGATTTCGTGCCCCCGCCGCGACGCATCGCCGGCCACCAGGCCGACCACGCTCCAGTCCCGGGAATGCGCGAGCTCGCGCAGCAGCCGGTCGGCGGCATCGCCCGAGCCGATCACCAGCACCGGATCGCCCTCGAACATCATCCGGCCATAGAGCAGCCGGTCGCGCCAGGCG from Azospira restricta includes these protein-coding regions:
- a CDS encoding polysaccharide biosynthesis protein; amino-acid sequence: MLPLLVVKRTLVLVHDLFAVVVCWLLAYWLRFNLELPESYLAAALRSLVLVLGVHAPVFWLLGLYRGIWRYASLMDLRRIIVAVAFSSMTVAAAVFMLALPEVPRSVLLLHPLLLVLAMGGSRFAYRAWRDRLLYGRMMFEGDPVLVIGSGDAADRLLRELAHSRDWSVVGLVAGDASRRGHEIRGVKILGELDDLPRLVEQLAVRKAIVAMPESSAHERRLAMEAAVQAGLSVMTVPSLEDMLSGKVAVSQVRQVQLEDLLGREPVQLDDGGLRGWLGEHVVLVTGAGGSIGSELARQIAQFRPRLLVLFELSEFALYLLEQEFQEKFPAVPIACVVGDVKDAALLDKVFAAQRPSVVFHAAAYKHVPLMEGDNAWQAVRNNVVGSRCVAEAAQRHGVEKMVLVSTDKAVNPTNVMGATKRLAERVLCGLQRDGGTRFVTVRFGNVLGSNGSVIPKFREQIARGGPVTVTHPDIIRYFMLIPEAAQLVLQAGLMGQGGEIFVLEMGEPIRIADLARDMIRLSGFSEDEIKVVYTGLRPGEKLYEELLTDAEQTLPTPHLKLRVARAEEAPAADWQQELAAWLAETQPAEPAAVKAKLKRFVPEYAPQA
- a CDS encoding lysophospholipid acyltransferase family protein, with protein sequence MATVALIYPLVGDARRLALKQRWSRRLLDILGIRLDAALGGVAPGSLIVANHISWVDVFVINAARPVAFVAKADVRQWPLVGWLAARTDTVFLRRGSRGHAKIVNAEIDALLNAGKDVAIFPEGTTTNGSCLLGFHGALLQPAVETGRPVQPLALAYETPDGRRSLAPAYVGDTSLGQCLATMLGERSIVARLRPTPPLTTPGRERRELARAAHDAIALSLGLPPASSRPERSVGLPAALPSGAAPTGSPSPAPAD
- a CDS encoding GNAT family N-acetyltransferase, producing the protein MHDTPPQLQQQHARPARHQLSVGLAAGPAEIEEAKRLRYRVFAGELGARLPTRTPGVDHDLYDPYCEHLIVRDERSAEVVGTYRILSPQAAKRVGGYYAENEFDLTRLQHLRPRLVEIGRSCVHPDYRSGATIALLWAGLARYMVEGGHDFLIGCASVSMADGGHAAATLYNRLGEHMSPLEYRVFPRCPLPLAALDGHLPDAQQPPVPPLIKGYLRAGAWICGAPAWDPDFNTADLPVLLPMSRLDARYARHFLGNRD
- a CDS encoding glycine zipper 2TM domain-containing protein; protein product: MNRQLAALTLALAATVLGGCAASKSGSAYTREQTRQEMVVRTGVVESVREVQIEGTKSGVGTAAGAVAGGVGGSHVGGGKGQIVGAVVGAVVGGIAGSAIEEGVTRKTGVEITVRLDNGQLTAIVQEGDEVFRAGDRVRLLSGAGGTRVTH
- a CDS encoding symmetrical bis(5'-nucleosyl)-tetraphosphatase; protein product: MSTYAIGDIQGCHDSFLRLLDACAFDPAHDRLWLVGDLVNRGPHSLATLRFVKALGDAALTVLGNHDLYLLMVAEGVEKRRGKDDTLDEILAAPDRDELLDWLRRQPLCHVERGFCLVHAGLLPQWHVHRARALAAEVEALLQGERYRDTLAHMWGSEPAQWSDDLAGWERMRVVVNAMTRMRFCSPAGVMEFHTKGEVADAPPGYLPWFEVPGRKSADHVLITGHWSALGLRVEPNLLALDSGCLWGRHLTAVRLEDRRIFQVDCSPAEARG